Proteins found in one Streptomyces sp. CB09001 genomic segment:
- a CDS encoding DUF3263 domain-containing protein has translation MDLGELAERERSILALERRGFTGPGAKERAIREELGLAPVRYYQLLNALLDDPRALAADPVTVNRLRRIRQARRTDR, from the coding sequence ATGGACCTGGGAGAGCTGGCCGAGCGGGAGCGGAGCATCCTCGCGCTGGAACGCCGGGGCTTCACCGGCCCCGGCGCCAAGGAGCGCGCCATCCGCGAGGAGCTGGGCCTCGCCCCCGTCCGCTACTACCAGCTCCTCAACGCCCTCCTGGACGACCCCCGTGCCCTCGCGGCCGACCCGGTGACGGTCAACCGCCTCCGCCGCATACGGCAAGCCCGCCGCACGGACCGCTGA
- a CDS encoding extracellular solute-binding protein: protein MTAVLGGCGLTGESDGVTLRLVAADYGDSKDNSSQKYWDELVKSYEARNPDVQVDVTVYSWNDVDRKVREMVEAGEAPDMAQIGAYSDYADKDLLYRADDVLSIPVQADFVSQLAAAGQVNGVQYGLPFAASTRVLFYNKTLFGKAGVQPPKSWDDLAEAAEALKDKGVKYPYALPLGAEEAQAETMQWMLSGEGGYTDDVGTYSVDSPQNVTTFTWLRDELVGKGLTGPVAPGSLNRADAFAAFANGDVGMLNGHPSLMKMASDKGVKYGMVTTPGIDGESKNTLGVSDWMTAFKKNGHQDEIGDFLDFVYSEENVLDFSREYDLLPVTTSASQTMGTAAEDENLKPFLDELLLSELYPVGKTSWASVSADVKKRIGQAVATGASPEEVLGQIQATAMRAGSAE from the coding sequence ATGACGGCGGTCCTCGGCGGCTGCGGTCTCACCGGCGAGTCCGACGGGGTGACCCTGAGGCTCGTCGCCGCCGACTACGGCGACAGCAAGGACAACAGCTCGCAGAAGTACTGGGACGAGCTGGTCAAGTCCTACGAGGCCAGGAACCCCGACGTGCAGGTGGACGTCACCGTCTACTCCTGGAACGACGTCGACCGCAAGGTCCGCGAGATGGTGGAGGCGGGCGAGGCGCCCGACATGGCGCAGATCGGCGCCTACTCCGACTACGCGGACAAGGACCTGCTCTACCGGGCCGACGACGTGCTCTCCATCCCGGTCCAGGCCGACTTCGTCTCCCAGCTGGCCGCCGCGGGCCAGGTCAACGGCGTGCAGTACGGCCTGCCCTTCGCCGCCTCCACGCGCGTGCTCTTCTACAACAAGACCCTCTTCGGCAAGGCCGGAGTCCAGCCGCCCAAGTCCTGGGACGACCTCGCCGAGGCCGCGGAGGCGCTCAAGGACAAGGGCGTGAAGTACCCGTACGCCCTGCCGCTGGGCGCCGAGGAGGCGCAGGCCGAGACGATGCAGTGGATGCTCAGCGGCGAGGGCGGCTACACCGACGACGTCGGCACCTACTCCGTCGACTCCCCGCAGAACGTCACCACCTTCACCTGGCTGCGGGACGAACTGGTCGGCAAGGGCCTCACCGGCCCCGTCGCCCCCGGCAGCCTCAACCGCGCCGACGCCTTCGCCGCGTTCGCCAACGGCGACGTGGGCATGCTCAACGGGCACCCCTCGCTGATGAAGATGGCGTCCGACAAGGGCGTGAAGTACGGCATGGTGACCACCCCCGGCATCGACGGCGAGAGCAAGAACACCCTCGGGGTCTCCGACTGGATGACGGCCTTCAAGAAGAACGGCCACCAGGACGAGATCGGCGACTTCCTCGACTTCGTCTACAGCGAGGAGAACGTCCTCGACTTCTCCCGCGAGTACGACCTGCTGCCGGTGACCACCTCCGCCTCCCAGACCATGGGCACCGCGGCGGAGGACGAGAACCTCAAGCCGTTCCTGGACGAGCTGCTGCTCTCCGAGCTGTACCCGGTCGGCAAGACCTCCTGGGCCTCGGTCAGCGCGGACGTCAAGAAGCGCATCGGCCAGGCGGTCGCCACGGGCGCCAGCCCCGAGGAGGTCCTCGGCCAGATCCAGGCGACCGCGATGAGGGCGGGCAGCGCCGAGTAG
- the nagA gene encoding N-acetylglucosamine-6-phosphate deacetylase, producing MAPSKVLAGARVVLPTGTVDDGRVIVDGARIADTAPPQAETVDVSGHWVVPGFVDIHNHGGGGASFAGGTAEDVLKGVETHRRHGTTTVVASAVTGDLDFLARHAGMLAELAQQGDIVGIHFEGPFISPCRKGAHDEQLLRDPDPAEVRKLVDAAHGHAKMMTLATELPGGLDSVRLLVEHGVIAAVGHTDATYEQTVQAIDAGATVATHLFNAMPPVGHRAPGPITALLEDERITVELINDGTHLHPAALQLAFHHAGAARVAFITDAMDAAGFGDGRYLLGPLEVEVADGVARLVEGGSIAGSTLTLDRAFKRAVTVDRLPVGDVVAAISANPARLLGLDDRIGSLDPGKDADLVVLDDAFDLVGVMRRGEWVVDPQLG from the coding sequence ATGGCCCCAAGCAAGGTTCTCGCCGGTGCCCGGGTGGTACTGCCCACCGGGACCGTGGACGACGGCCGCGTGATCGTCGACGGCGCGCGGATCGCGGACACGGCTCCCCCGCAGGCCGAGACCGTCGACGTGTCGGGCCACTGGGTGGTCCCCGGCTTCGTCGACATCCACAACCACGGCGGCGGCGGGGCCTCCTTCGCCGGCGGCACCGCCGAGGACGTCCTCAAAGGCGTCGAGACCCACCGTCGGCACGGCACCACCACGGTGGTCGCCTCCGCCGTCACCGGTGATCTGGACTTCCTCGCCCGGCACGCCGGGATGCTCGCCGAGCTGGCGCAGCAGGGCGACATCGTTGGCATCCACTTCGAGGGGCCGTTCATCTCGCCGTGCCGCAAGGGCGCGCACGACGAGCAGCTGCTGCGCGACCCGGACCCGGCCGAGGTGCGCAAGCTGGTCGACGCGGCGCACGGGCACGCGAAGATGATGACGCTGGCGACCGAGCTGCCCGGCGGCCTGGACTCCGTACGGCTGCTGGTCGAGCACGGCGTGATCGCGGCCGTCGGGCACACCGACGCGACGTACGAGCAGACCGTGCAGGCCATCGACGCGGGCGCCACCGTCGCCACGCACCTGTTCAACGCGATGCCCCCGGTCGGTCACCGCGCCCCGGGTCCGATCACGGCGCTGCTCGAGGACGAGCGGATCACCGTCGAGCTGATCAACGACGGCACGCACCTGCATCCGGCCGCGCTCCAGCTGGCCTTCCACCACGCGGGTGCCGCCCGGGTCGCCTTCATCACCGACGCGATGGACGCGGCCGGTTTCGGCGACGGCCGCTATCTGCTCGGCCCGCTGGAGGTCGAGGTCGCCGACGGGGTGGCCCGGCTGGTGGAGGGCGGCTCGATCGCGGGCTCCACGCTCACCCTGGACCGTGCCTTCAAGCGGGCGGTGACGGTGGACCGGCTGCCCGTCGGGGACGTCGTCGCGGCGATCTCCGCCAACCCGGCGCGGCTGCTCGGCCTGGACGACCGCATCGGCTCCCTGGATCCCGGCAAGGACGCCGACCTGGTCGTCCTGGACGACGCCTTCGACCTGGTGGGCGTGATGCGCCGGGGCGAATGGGTGGTCGATCCCCAACTGGGCTGA
- the otsB gene encoding trehalose-phosphatase: protein MGSHQDSTRDDSPQPLPTPVTAAGREGLDALLADPGRAVVALDFDGTLAPIVPDPDRARAHPDAVPALAALAPKVASIAVITGRPAEVAVHHGGFADVPGLDRLVVLGHYGAERWDAATGTLTTPEPHPGVAAVRAELPGLLERSGPAAQGTWTEDKGHAVAVHTRRAPDPQAAFDALRAPLTGLAARHGLIVEPGRLVLELRPPGMDKGAALRSYVHSLDAAAVLFAGDDLGDLPAYAAVDTLRAEGTPGLLVCSGSDEVTELRKRADVEVPGPAGVVALLAALARRLA, encoded by the coding sequence ATGGGCAGCCACCAGGACTCCACCCGAGACGACTCCCCACAGCCCCTGCCGACGCCCGTGACGGCGGCCGGACGCGAAGGGCTCGACGCCCTCCTCGCCGACCCCGGCCGCGCGGTGGTCGCGCTCGACTTCGACGGCACGCTCGCCCCGATCGTGCCCGACCCCGACCGGGCCCGCGCCCACCCGGACGCCGTACCGGCGCTCGCGGCCCTGGCCCCCAAGGTCGCCTCGATCGCGGTGATCACCGGCCGCCCCGCCGAGGTCGCCGTCCACCACGGCGGCTTCGCGGACGTCCCCGGCCTCGACCGCCTCGTGGTCCTCGGCCACTACGGCGCCGAGCGCTGGGACGCCGCCACCGGCACCCTCACCACGCCCGAACCGCACCCCGGCGTCGCCGCCGTCCGCGCCGAGCTGCCGGGACTGCTGGAGCGGTCCGGGCCGGCGGCGCAGGGCACCTGGACGGAGGACAAGGGCCACGCGGTCGCCGTCCACACCCGCCGCGCCCCCGACCCGCAGGCCGCCTTCGACGCCCTGCGCGCCCCGCTCACCGGCCTGGCCGCCCGGCACGGCCTGATCGTCGAGCCGGGCCGGCTGGTCCTGGAGCTGCGCCCACCCGGCATGGACAAGGGCGCGGCGCTGCGGTCGTACGTCCACTCCCTCGACGCGGCCGCCGTCCTCTTCGCCGGCGACGACCTCGGCGACCTCCCGGCCTACGCGGCCGTCGACACCCTCCGCGCCGAGGGAACCCCGGGCCTCCTGGTCTGCAGCGGCAGCGACGAGGTGACGGAACTGAGGAAGCGCGCGGACGTCGAGGTGCCCGGCCCCGCCGGAGTGGTGGCCCTGCTGGCGGCCCTCGCGCGCCGGCTGGCCTGA
- the cdgB gene encoding diguanylate cyclase CdgB, whose amino-acid sequence METDSEPYVRLASLRQLHQAMADMNKARSLADTLQAVADGVVQALGYELACVNLVGPDGDLVVAAFAGNPAAEALITGRSGSRESWDRRLNMGEQWGDLIFIPHTEGWVLDDDDVPQWYTDGPAPRFEDEWHPSDRLFAPMYAPGPQGGGNSGELIGVLSVDRPRNGRRPGAWGREALQMYAFQAAIAISNARLRSNMQRALVRLERDQQALRASEESFRQAFEYAPSGMAIAEMGGDQHGRILRTNDALCRLLGRRASSMRRYAFSDLVHPEDIGTLLRTSAEGGRAELRLGRRDGTYVWVSLRNSVVADAADGPRFLLTHVEDIEERKRRELHLAHRASHDSLTGLPNSAELRSRLAARLCQRPQSSHVAVADAMDAAYGSSAVVDSGGHTFDFSVAAEPYGAFDHHVHAVAPEDGRDDGSKGLAVLFCDLDGFKSINDRFGHNAGDAVLIEVARRLSGGVRDGDTVARLGGDEFVILANGLGRADAQDLAVRLRGEIIQPIRAEGRAVRVGASFGIGWAHCGMTADEVLKSADERMYVEKRSRPKQHRRAG is encoded by the coding sequence ATGGAGACCGACTCGGAGCCCTATGTCCGCCTTGCCTCCCTGCGGCAGCTGCACCAGGCCATGGCCGACATGAACAAGGCCCGCAGCCTGGCCGACACCCTGCAGGCCGTCGCGGACGGCGTCGTCCAGGCCCTCGGCTACGAACTGGCGTGCGTCAACCTGGTCGGCCCCGACGGCGATCTCGTCGTCGCCGCCTTCGCGGGCAACCCGGCCGCCGAGGCGCTCATCACCGGCCGCTCGGGCTCCCGCGAGTCCTGGGACCGGCGCCTGAACATGGGCGAGCAGTGGGGCGATCTGATCTTCATACCCCACACCGAGGGCTGGGTCCTCGACGACGACGACGTCCCGCAGTGGTACACCGACGGGCCCGCGCCCCGCTTCGAGGACGAGTGGCACCCCTCGGACCGGCTCTTCGCCCCGATGTACGCGCCGGGCCCGCAGGGCGGCGGCAACAGCGGCGAGCTGATCGGCGTCCTGTCCGTGGACCGGCCGCGCAACGGCCGCCGCCCCGGCGCCTGGGGCCGCGAGGCTTTGCAGATGTACGCGTTCCAGGCCGCCATCGCGATCAGCAACGCCCGGCTCCGCTCCAACATGCAGCGCGCCCTGGTCCGCCTGGAGCGCGACCAGCAGGCGCTCAGGGCCAGCGAGGAGAGCTTCCGGCAGGCCTTCGAGTACGCCCCCTCCGGCATGGCCATCGCCGAGATGGGCGGCGACCAGCACGGCCGCATCCTGCGCACCAACGACGCCCTGTGCCGCCTGCTGGGCCGCCGCGCCTCCTCGATGCGCCGCTACGCCTTCTCCGACCTCGTGCACCCCGAGGACATCGGCACCCTGCTGCGCACCTCCGCCGAGGGCGGCCGGGCCGAGCTGCGGCTGGGCCGCCGCGACGGCACCTACGTCTGGGTCTCGCTGCGCAACAGCGTCGTCGCCGACGCCGCCGACGGACCGCGCTTCCTGCTCACCCACGTCGAGGACATAGAGGAACGCAAGCGACGCGAGCTGCACCTCGCCCACCGCGCCTCCCACGACTCCCTCACCGGCCTGCCGAACAGCGCCGAGCTGCGTTCCCGGCTGGCCGCCCGGCTGTGCCAGCGTCCCCAGTCGTCGCACGTGGCGGTGGCCGACGCCATGGACGCCGCCTACGGGAGCTCCGCCGTGGTCGACTCCGGCGGCCACACCTTCGACTTCTCCGTCGCCGCCGAGCCGTACGGCGCCTTCGACCACCACGTGCACGCCGTGGCCCCCGAGGACGGGCGCGACGACGGCTCCAAGGGGCTCGCGGTGCTCTTCTGCGACCTGGACGGCTTCAAGTCGATCAACGACCGGTTCGGGCACAACGCGGGCGACGCCGTACTCATCGAGGTGGCCCGGCGGCTCAGCGGCGGCGTCCGCGACGGCGACACCGTGGCCCGGCTCGGCGGCGACGAGTTCGTGATCCTCGCCAACGGGCTCGGCCGGGCCGATGCCCAGGACCTCGCCGTACGGCTGCGGGGCGAGATCATCCAGCCGATCCGGGCCGAGGGCCGGGCCGTCCGGGTGGGCGCCAGCTTCGGCATCGGCTGGGCCCACTGCGGCATGACGGCGGACGAGGTGCTCAAGTCCGCTGACGAACGGATGTACGTCGAGAAACGATCTCGTCCCAAACAGCACCGCCGCGCCGGATGA
- a CDS encoding ROK family protein: MRHVIALDVGGTGMKAALAGPGGELLHQARRATGRERGPEAVVAGILDFAAELRAYGADRFGEPARAAGVAVPGIVDAERGVAVYAANLGWRDVPLRTLLGERLGGIPVALGHDVRTGGLAEGRIGAGRGADRFLFVPLGTGIAGAIGIDGRVEAGAHGFAGEIGHVVVRPGGIACPCGQRGCLERFASASAVSQAWAQACGDPGADAADCAKAVESGDARALAVWQDAVDALADGLVTALTLLDPRVLIIGGGLAEAGETLFTPLRDAVRRRVTFQKLPEIVPAALGDTAGCLGAGLMAWDLLDTAASPAPTAPPAPTSTASTASTAATAATPPEVTT, from the coding sequence GTGAGACATGTCATCGCCCTCGATGTGGGCGGCACCGGGATGAAGGCCGCCCTGGCGGGGCCTGGGGGCGAGCTGCTGCACCAGGCGCGCCGGGCCACCGGCCGCGAGCGGGGACCCGAGGCGGTCGTCGCGGGCATCCTGGACTTCGCCGCCGAGCTGCGCGCCTACGGCGCGGACCGGTTCGGCGAGCCGGCCCGCGCCGCCGGTGTCGCCGTCCCCGGCATCGTCGACGCCGAGCGGGGCGTCGCCGTGTACGCGGCCAACCTCGGCTGGCGCGACGTGCCGCTGCGGACGCTGCTCGGCGAGCGGCTCGGCGGTATTCCGGTCGCCCTCGGGCACGACGTACGCACCGGCGGGCTCGCCGAGGGCCGGATCGGGGCCGGCCGCGGCGCCGACCGGTTCCTGTTCGTGCCGCTGGGCACGGGGATCGCGGGCGCCATCGGCATCGACGGCCGGGTCGAGGCCGGCGCGCACGGCTTCGCGGGCGAGATCGGCCACGTCGTCGTGCGCCCCGGCGGCATCGCCTGCCCGTGCGGGCAGCGCGGCTGCCTGGAGCGGTTCGCGTCCGCGTCGGCGGTCAGCCAGGCGTGGGCGCAGGCCTGCGGCGACCCGGGGGCGGACGCGGCCGACTGCGCCAAGGCCGTCGAGTCGGGGGACGCCCGCGCGCTCGCCGTGTGGCAGGACGCCGTGGACGCGCTCGCCGACGGGCTGGTCACCGCGCTCACCCTGCTGGACCCACGCGTCCTGATCATCGGTGGCGGCCTCGCCGAGGCGGGGGAAACCTTGTTCACACCACTGCGGGACGCCGTCCGGCGGCGCGTCACCTTCCAGAAACTGCCGGAGATCGTCCCCGCCGCGCTCGGGGACACCGCCGGTTGCCTGGGTGCCGGGCTGATGGCCTGGGACCTGCTCGACACCGCCGCTTCGCCTGCTCCGACTGCTCCGCCTGCTCCGACTTCCACAGCTTCCACAGCTTCCACGGCCGCCACGGCCGCGACTCCCCCGGAGGTAACCACCTGA
- a CDS encoding carbohydrate-binding protein, whose product MTPGNNGASTPEDDDPFGYLYADGQANGAQPPSGGYGYPNSVNRVRPVGTRQYGASQGQGAQTAAYGQAAPPQQGAYGQPQGAYGQPNAHYAAPETFPGNGGGPAGPQQPSGHGGGGGRRGPNTKGLLIGAVAVVAAVVIGIAVAMTSSGSDDDKGGDEAGGDPTPTQSESSEPSPSASEGAEEEAELPSVEAKAMRLGGAASLESDVEGAESAGGVYVANLNQPGSSVTWSVDGIPEDGLYTLFTTYSAAGEDQSMTLTVNGKAFGSKLNLGNFAQAEDGDFAKGWTKTYAWPTLNKGTNTITLSCADGDKCNVLLDQFSLKKGQVKD is encoded by the coding sequence ATGACGCCCGGCAACAACGGCGCGAGCACGCCCGAGGACGACGACCCCTTCGGCTACCTCTACGCCGACGGGCAGGCCAACGGGGCCCAGCCGCCGTCCGGTGGCTACGGCTACCCGAACTCCGTCAACCGGGTGCGTCCCGTCGGCACACGGCAGTACGGCGCGTCGCAGGGCCAGGGCGCGCAGACCGCCGCCTACGGCCAGGCCGCCCCGCCCCAGCAGGGCGCCTACGGTCAGCCGCAGGGGGCGTACGGGCAGCCGAACGCGCACTACGCGGCGCCGGAGACCTTCCCCGGCAACGGCGGCGGTCCCGCCGGCCCGCAGCAGCCGTCCGGGCACGGCGGGGGCGGCGGACGCCGCGGCCCCAACACCAAGGGCCTGCTGATCGGCGCGGTGGCGGTCGTCGCCGCCGTGGTCATCGGCATCGCCGTGGCCATGACGAGCAGCGGCTCCGACGACGACAAGGGCGGCGACGAGGCGGGCGGCGACCCGACCCCCACCCAGTCCGAGAGCAGCGAGCCCAGCCCGTCGGCGAGCGAGGGCGCCGAGGAGGAGGCCGAGCTGCCCTCCGTCGAGGCGAAGGCGATGCGGCTGGGCGGCGCTGCCTCCCTCGAGTCGGACGTCGAGGGTGCCGAGTCGGCCGGCGGCGTCTACGTGGCCAACCTCAACCAGCCGGGCTCCTCGGTCACCTGGTCCGTGGACGGCATCCCCGAGGACGGCCTCTACACCCTCTTCACCACCTACAGCGCGGCCGGCGAGGACCAGTCGATGACCCTCACGGTCAACGGCAAGGCCTTCGGCAGCAAGCTCAACCTGGGCAACTTCGCCCAGGCCGAGGACGGCGACTTCGCCAAGGGCTGGACCAAGACCTACGCCTGGCCCACCCTCAACAAGGGCACCAACACGATCACGCTGTCCTGCGCCGACGGCGACAAGTGCAACGTCCTGCTGGACCAGTTCTCCCTGAAGAAGGGCCAGGTCAAGGACTAG
- a CDS encoding 1-phosphofructokinase family hexose kinase has protein sequence MILTVTLNTALDITYRVQGLRPHSSHRVTGVTERPGGKGLNVARVLAALGHEVTVTGFAGGTTGDVVREGLTGVSGVTDALMPVAGATRRTIAVVDERTGDTTQLNEPGPAVSPAEWNAFQEAYEGLLAGVAAVALCGSLPPGVPVGAYAGLVRVARGAGVPVLLDTSGEPLRRGLAARPDLIKPNADELAELTGSHEPQRAAQAARRRGARSVVASLGAEGLLAVTPEGRWRAAPPAHVHGNPTGAGDSAVAGLLSGLVEHLPWPDRLARAVALSAATVLAPVAGEFDRAAYEELLGRGVAVTAEAGVPLGPV, from the coding sequence GTGATCCTCACCGTCACTCTCAACACCGCGCTCGACATCACCTACCGCGTCCAGGGACTGAGGCCGCACTCCTCGCACCGGGTGACCGGGGTGACCGAGCGGCCCGGCGGCAAGGGGCTGAACGTGGCCCGCGTGCTGGCGGCCCTCGGACACGAGGTGACGGTCACCGGCTTCGCGGGCGGCACCACCGGGGACGTCGTGCGCGAGGGGCTGACCGGGGTGTCCGGGGTGACCGACGCGCTCATGCCGGTCGCGGGGGCCACCCGGCGCACCATCGCCGTCGTCGACGAGCGCACCGGCGACACCACCCAGCTCAACGAGCCGGGCCCGGCCGTCTCGCCCGCCGAGTGGAACGCCTTCCAGGAGGCGTACGAGGGCCTGCTGGCCGGTGTGGCCGCGGTGGCGCTGTGCGGCAGCCTGCCGCCGGGCGTCCCGGTGGGCGCCTACGCCGGGCTGGTGCGGGTCGCACGGGGCGCGGGCGTACCGGTGCTCCTGGACACGAGCGGGGAGCCGCTGCGGCGGGGGCTGGCCGCCCGCCCGGACCTGATCAAGCCGAACGCCGACGAACTGGCCGAGCTGACCGGCTCGCACGAGCCGCAGCGGGCCGCGCAGGCCGCCCGGCGCCGCGGTGCCCGCTCGGTGGTCGCCTCGCTCGGCGCCGAGGGGCTGCTCGCGGTGACCCCGGAGGGCCGCTGGCGGGCGGCGCCGCCGGCCCACGTGCACGGCAACCCGACCGGCGCGGGCGACTCCGCGGTCGCGGGCCTGCTCTCCGGGCTGGTGGAGCACCTGCCCTGGCCGGACCGGCTGGCCCGCGCGGTCGCCCTGTCGGCGGCGACGGTGCTGGCGCCGGTGGCGGGCGAGTTCGACCGGGCGGCGTACGAGGAACTGCTCGGGCGCGGCGTCGCGGTGACGGCGGAGGCGGGCGTGCCCCTAGGGCCTGTCTAG
- a CDS encoding GNAT family N-acetyltransferase, translating to MTTSTGPRLEPITPANIEAALAVRVRPEQEFAVDPVVKSLAEAYVHPGKAWPRLILDGDRPVGFLMGFFGVDWYDDGSALRSGLWRLNIAAGEQGRGYGRFAVESVAAEIRRRGGKECFVTWHPGEHGPENFYLGLGFRPNGERAEEETVGVLELD from the coding sequence ATGACGACCAGCACCGGGCCCCGACTGGAGCCGATCACTCCGGCGAACATCGAGGCCGCCCTCGCCGTACGGGTGCGTCCCGAGCAGGAATTCGCCGTCGACCCGGTGGTCAAGTCCCTCGCCGAGGCCTACGTCCACCCCGGGAAGGCCTGGCCGCGCCTGATCCTCGACGGCGACCGTCCGGTCGGCTTCCTCATGGGCTTCTTCGGCGTCGACTGGTACGACGACGGCAGCGCGCTGCGCTCCGGGCTGTGGCGCCTCAACATCGCCGCCGGGGAGCAGGGCCGGGGATACGGCCGCTTCGCCGTGGAGTCGGTGGCCGCCGAGATCCGGCGCCGCGGCGGCAAGGAGTGCTTCGTCACCTGGCACCCCGGCGAGCACGGCCCCGAGAACTTCTACCTGGGCCTCGGCTTCCGTCCGAACGGGGAGCGGGCCGAGGAGGAGACGGTCGGCGTCCTGGAGCTGGACTGA
- a CDS encoding trehalose-6-phosphate synthase has product MASSFGAAQVLVASNRGPVSYEVRGDGSLHAKRGGGGLVSGLSAIGPDAGALWVCSALGDGDREAVRRGVGEDGVRMLDVPADVHADAYNGIANSVLWFVHHMLYQTPLEPVFDAEFRRRWASYEAYNRAFAEALAEEAAEGAVAIVQDYHLTLVPGMLRELRPDLRIGHFSHTPWAPVDYFRLLPDDIAEQVLRGMLGADRLGFLTRRWAEAFTACCDAVVGGLGGTEIGVHGLGADGDFLRKRSHEADVEERMAGLRAEIGTAPDGTPRRTVVRVDRTELSKNIVRGLLAYRELLAGRPEWRGRVVHVAFAYPSRQDLAVYREYTTEVRRVAEAVNEEFGTPGWTPVVLNLEDDFARSLAAYRLADVALVNPVRDGMNLVAKEVPVVSDAGCALVLSREAGAYEELGEDAVVVNPYDVVGTADALHAALGLSAEDRAERSKRLAAAGTALPPARWFLEQLEALRG; this is encoded by the coding sequence ATGGCTTCAAGCTTCGGTGCTGCTCAGGTGCTGGTCGCCTCCAACCGGGGGCCGGTCTCGTACGAGGTGCGCGGGGACGGCTCGCTGCACGCCAAACGGGGTGGTGGCGGGCTCGTCTCGGGGCTGTCGGCCATCGGGCCCGACGCGGGCGCGCTGTGGGTGTGCTCGGCGCTGGGCGACGGCGACCGCGAGGCGGTGCGGCGCGGGGTCGGCGAGGACGGCGTACGGATGCTGGACGTGCCGGCCGACGTGCACGCGGACGCGTACAACGGGATCGCCAACTCGGTGCTGTGGTTCGTGCACCACATGCTCTACCAGACGCCCCTGGAGCCGGTCTTCGACGCGGAGTTCCGGCGTCGGTGGGCGTCCTACGAGGCGTACAACCGGGCCTTCGCCGAGGCGCTGGCCGAGGAGGCGGCCGAGGGCGCGGTCGCGATCGTGCAGGACTACCACCTGACGCTGGTGCCGGGGATGCTGCGCGAGCTGCGCCCGGACCTCAGGATCGGCCACTTCTCGCACACGCCCTGGGCGCCGGTCGACTACTTCCGGCTGCTGCCGGACGACATCGCCGAGCAGGTGCTGCGCGGGATGCTGGGCGCCGACCGACTCGGGTTCCTCACCCGACGCTGGGCCGAGGCGTTCACCGCCTGCTGCGACGCCGTGGTGGGCGGGCTCGGCGGCACCGAGATCGGCGTGCACGGGCTCGGCGCCGACGGCGACTTCCTGCGGAAGCGGTCGCACGAGGCCGACGTCGAGGAGCGGATGGCCGGCCTGCGGGCGGAGATCGGCACCGCGCCGGACGGCACCCCGCGCCGCACCGTGGTGCGGGTGGACCGCACCGAGCTGTCCAAGAACATCGTGCGCGGTCTGCTGGCCTACCGGGAGCTGCTGGCCGGGCGGCCCGAGTGGCGCGGGCGGGTCGTGCACGTCGCGTTCGCGTACCCGTCGCGGCAGGATCTCGCCGTGTACCGGGAGTACACGACCGAGGTGCGCCGGGTCGCCGAGGCGGTCAACGAGGAGTTCGGGACGCCGGGGTGGACGCCGGTCGTGCTGAATCTGGAGGACGACTTCGCGCGGTCGCTGGCGGCGTACCGGCTGGCGGACGTGGCGCTCGTCAACCCGGTCCGCGACGGGATGAACCTGGTCGCCAAGGAGGTGCCGGTCGTCTCCGACGCCGGGTGCGCGCTGGTGCTGTCGCGGGAGGCGGGCGCGTACGAGGAGCTGGGCGAGGACGCGGTGGTGGTGAACCCGTACGACGTGGTGGGCACTGCGGACGCGTTGCACGCGGCGCTCGGCCTGTCGGCGGAGGACCGGGCCGAGCGGTCGAAGCGGCTGGCGGCCGCCGGCACCGCGTTGCCCCCGGCCCGGTGGTTCCTGGAGCAGTTGGAGGCGCTGCGGGGCTGA
- a CDS encoding flavin reductase family protein, with the protein MPNTPPLTYPGSPATPASPSPSPASGHAEGVSNEEFRAAMSRLASGVVLVTAQEPPLDPDDPLAPRGEDVGMTATAFMSVSLDPPLVLVSLREGSRMDDLLDEQPLWAVSVLSESQRHIAGRFAMKGRISDRLLFADIPYARGEATGAPLAGGALATLECRTEQRVPAGDHTLVIGRVLTATLPSADGGPLTYFRGRYRQLG; encoded by the coding sequence GTGCCGAACACTCCGCCTCTCACGTATCCCGGGTCCCCCGCGACCCCCGCGTCCCCGTCGCCGTCGCCCGCCTCCGGGCATGCTGAGGGGGTGAGCAACGAGGAGTTCCGTGCCGCCATGTCCCGGCTGGCCTCGGGCGTGGTCCTGGTGACCGCGCAGGAGCCGCCGCTGGACCCGGACGACCCGCTGGCGCCACGCGGCGAGGACGTCGGAATGACGGCCACCGCCTTCATGTCGGTGTCCCTGGACCCGCCGCTGGTCCTGGTCAGTCTGCGCGAGGGCTCCCGCATGGACGACCTGCTGGACGAACAGCCCCTGTGGGCCGTGTCGGTCCTCTCCGAGAGCCAGCGGCACATCGCGGGCCGTTTCGCGATGAAGGGCCGAATCAGCGACCGCCTCCTGTTCGCGGACATCCCGTACGCGCGGGGCGAGGCGACCGGGGCGCCCCTGGCGGGCGGCGCCCTGGCGACCCTGGAGTGCCGCACCGAGCAGCGGGTGCCGGCCGGCGACCACACCCTGGTGATCGGCCGGGTGCTGACCGCCACGCTGCCGAGCGCGGACGGAGGGCCGCTGACGTACTTCCGGGGCCGGTACCGGCAGTTGGGCTGA